One Bos indicus isolate NIAB-ARS_2022 breed Sahiwal x Tharparkar chromosome 10, NIAB-ARS_B.indTharparkar_mat_pri_1.0, whole genome shotgun sequence DNA window includes the following coding sequences:
- the SPESP1 gene encoding sperm equatorial segment protein 1 has product MMPMKFLVLLVALLLWPSSLPAYRRVTVTPDEEQNLNHYVQVLQNLILSVPTKEPGRQKKSKSPNNANFIGPRVSRVKELKYTHDVGPGDNDVLINPVSEETTTFPTRGFTLEIDKKKRTKSTAFWSIKPSNVSVVLHAKEPFIEKDEPEPEPEPEPEPEPEPEPVEHRTGAPTQVPSVTEPSQDVTSLSGSTDLGTATEEEDVPQLSGDNEMDYLESHDMYNEDVLKRIADINSQLHHVPLPESYKPEYRADIRASKEHLKRSLALAIAAEHKLEKMYKSQMLPQGRSSGGVYDIITVINMLYSSRYKLSEYLDIKYVPLEMRGKATVVVHTLKRILCVGHGEETHNLLKQLLNNNIRILHILDTHDKDDSS; this is encoded by the coding sequence gaGTAACTGTGACGCCTGATGAAGAACAAAACTTGAATCATTACGTACAAGTTTTACAGAACCTAATACTAAGTGTTCCCACTAAGGAGCCAGGTCGTCAGAAAAAATCAAAGTCTCCAAATAATGCTAATTTCATAGGACCGAGAGTATCAAGAGTTAAGGAGCTAAAATATACACATGATGTAGGTCCAGGTGACAATGATGTTTTAATCAATCCTGTCAGTGAAGAAACTACAACTTTCCCTACTAGGGGCTTCACACTGGAAATAGACAAGAAAAAACGTACTAAAAGCACAGCATTCTGGTCGATTAAaccaagtaatgtttctgttgttttacatGCAAAAGAACCTTTTATTGAGAAAGACgagccagagccagagccagagccagagccagagccagagccagagccagagccagtTGAACATCGCACTGGGGCACCAACGCAAGTGCCAAGTGTTACTGAACCAAGTCAAGATGTCACCTCTTtaagtgggagcactgacttgGGTACCGCCACGGAAGAAGAAGATGTTCCTCAGCTCTCAGGTGACAATGAAATGGATTATCTTGAATCACATGACATGTATAATGAAGACGTTTTGAAAAGAATTGCAGATATTAATTCACAGTTGCATCACGTCCCTCTTCCTGAGAGCTACAAGCCAGAATATAGAGCGGACATTCGAGCTTCTAAAGAACACCTAAAACGAAGCCTTGCTCTAGCCATAGCAGCAgaacataaattagaaaaaatgtataaatccCAGATGTTACCACAAGGACGAAGCAGTGGTGGAGTTTATGACATTATAACTGTTATTAACATGCTGTATAGTTCTAGATATAAATTATCTGAATATTTAGATATAAAATATGTTCCATTAGAGATGAGAGGAAAAGCTACTGTAGTAGTCCATACATTGAAAAGAATACTATGTGTTGGTCATGGAGAAGAAACTCACAACCTCCTTAAGcagttattaaataataatataagaatTTTACACATACTTGATACTCATGACAAAGATGATTCAAGCTAA